The Sporomusaceae bacterium genomic sequence GCCAATGAGATCCTCAAATCCCTGGGTCTCAGGGAATACGGCCCGACGCTCGTTTCCTGCCCGACCTGCGGCCGCACCGAGATCGACCTGGTATCTGTCGCCGCGGCGGTGGAGGAGAGGCTGAAGACGATCAGGAAGCCGCTGAAGGTGGCGGTGATGGGCTGCGTGGTCAACGGCCCCGGCGAGGCGCGGGAAGCCGACATCGGCGTGGCCGGCGGCAAGGGGCAGGGGCTGATCTTCCGCAAAGGGGAGATTCTCCGCAAGGTGCCCGAGGACCAGTTGATTGCGGCGCTGTTCGCCGAAATAGATAAACTCGTCGAGGAGGAATAATATTATCATGCGCGCATCCCAGCTTTATGCCCCCACGCTCAGGGAAACTCCGGCCGAAGCCGAGGTAATAAGCCATCAGCTCATGCTGCGGGCCGGATTCATCCGCAAGGCGGCCGGCGGCATATACAACTACCTGCCCCTGGCCTGGCGGGTGCTTAAAAAGATCGAGAAGATCGTCCGCGAGGAGATGGATGCCAAGGGCGGCCAGGAACTGCTGATGCCGATCGTGCTGCCGGCGGAAATGTGGCAGGAGACGGGCCGCTGGGACGTTTACGGCGACGAGATGTTCCGCCTCAAGGACCGCCACGGCCGCGACTTTTGCCTGGGGCCGACCCACGAGGAGATGATCACCACCCTCATCCGCGACGAGGTCCGTTCCTACCGTCAGCTGCCGCTGATGCTGTACCAGATCCAGAACAAGTTCCGCGACGAGATCAGGCCGCGATTCGGTCTGATGCGCGGCCGCGAGTTCATCATGAAGGATCTTTATTCCTTCGACCGCGACGAAGCCGGCCTGAACGAGAGCTATAACAAGATGTACGACGCCTACAGCCGCGTTTTCACCCGCTGCGGGCTGACCTTCCGCCCGGTGGAGGCCGACCCCGGCGCCATCGGCGGCAAGGGCAGCCACGAGTTCATGGTCATCGCCGAATCCGGCGAGGCGGCCATTGTCTACTGCGGCGGCTGCGATTACGCCGCCAACGTCGAAAAGGCCGAGCTGCACCCGATCGAAGCGCCGGCCGAGGCTCCGCAGCCGATGGCCCTCAAGGACACGCCCGGCACGAAGACGATCGCCGCCGTGGCCGAGTTCCTCGGCCTGCCGGCCGACAAAACGGTCAAGACGCTGGCCTATATGACCG encodes the following:
- a CDS encoding proline--tRNA ligase — encoded protein: MRASQLYAPTLRETPAEAEVISHQLMLRAGFIRKAAGGIYNYLPLAWRVLKKIEKIVREEMDAKGGQELLMPIVLPAEMWQETGRWDVYGDEMFRLKDRHGRDFCLGPTHEEMITTLIRDEVRSYRQLPLMLYQIQNKFRDEIRPRFGLMRGREFIMKDLYSFDRDEAGLNESYNKMYDAYSRVFTRCGLTFRPVEADPGAIGGKGSHEFMVIAESGEAAIVYCGGCDYAANVEKAELHPIEAPAEAPQPMALKDTPGTKTIAAVAEFLGLPADKTVKTLAYMTDKGLVFALVRGDHDVNEIKVQNAVGAIFLQMADEAALAAAGTAPGFMGPVGIKDVTVVADATVMKLYNTVVGANQADKHYVNVNPGRDFKPAVVADIRLIREGDPCPRCGEPVKAARGIEVGQVFKLYTKYSKALNASYLDENGKEQTIVMGTYGIGVSRTMAAAIEQNNDANGIIWPAAIAPFQAAVIPVNNADQGQRELAEKIYAELVAAGVETVLDDRDERAGVKFKDADLIGYPLKVTVGAKAVSENKVEVKTRRSGEVHFFPAGEAVAGIKALLSTL